The window GCGCCCCTGTCTGGTCGCTCATGCGGTTCACTTGACGGACGATGAAATCGAGACCCTGCAGCGCCATGACGTGAGAGTATCCCATAATCCGGGCAGCAATTTGAAGCTGGCCAGCGGCATTGCCAGAGTTCCCGATCTGTTGAATTACGGCATTACCGTATCCTTGGGTACCGACAGCGCGGCAAGCAACAACAATCTGGACATGTTCGAGGAAATCAGGCTCGCCGCATTGCTCCATAAGGGCGTGTCCGGCGATCCCACAGCGGTGCCGGCGGTTGAAGCGCTCAGAATGGGGACGATCAATGGAGCCCGCTCTATCCTGCTGGATGATGTCGGGATCCTGCAAGCGGGCATGAAGGCGGATTTCATCGGCTTGAGTTTGGATAAGCCGCATTTCCAGCCGCAGACGGATTTGCTTTCGCACCTGGTCTATTCCGCTTCCGCACAAGATGTAGAGGATGTATGGGTTGATGGAAGACAGGTTGTTCGCGGAGGGGAGTGCCTGACGCTGGATGAGGAAAAAATCCTGTATGAAGCGGGAAAATGCTTTGAGCGTTTGACCTCCTGAGTTGGGAAATCCGTCGGCTGTTTGGGCGGCATCGCCTCCAATGTTCGGAAAGGGGAAATCGAGCAGCGATGAAAAAACCTTTGGTCATCCTCGGTCTCGGCTTTTTTGTGATAGCGGCAATCATACTGGTATTTTACAACTTGATTCAACGGGACCACTGGCAGCAGCAGAATACCGCGATTAAGCAAGCAAAGGCGCAGACGAACTTGGTCTCTGTGACCGGCTTGGATTATTACGCCGGAGAGGCTGAATATACGATCATTTACGGCAAGGACAGCCGGCAGCGGGATATGATCGTATGGGCGGGGAACGGGCAGGTGCATGCGGAGTATACCGCGGACGGCATAGTTAAGTCTGCCGTTGAAGCGAATTTTCACAAGGAAGCTCCGAATGCGCGAATCATTCGCATCGTTCCGGGCGTCCTCAACGGGAATTATATATGGGAAGTGTTTTACCAGACCGCTGAAGATGGGAAATCGAAATATTATTATAAATTTTACCGATTCTCGGACGGAGAATGGATCGATACTTTCTATATGGGAGCTTGATGAAAAGGGACTGTTCCATAAGCGGGCTGCTTGGCGCGGCAGGGGTAAATCTCGTTTCCACCTCGCGTTTTTCAGCAGACCGATTTAAGGGAACACATCTCTTTTTTTGTATGAAAACGAAAGAGCCGTTTATTTTCCACACATTACATCCGCAAGAGCAGCGGGCTATATGATATACTTTGATATACAAATCATATATATTATGATGCAAAATATCGTATAGAAAGGGGGACGTTGTCGTTGAAACTGCGTCTCTTGCCTATAATGATCAGCCTCATCGGAACAACGGTTCTCCTGTTCGGAGGATGGTTTGTTTATCAAAGTGTAGCGATGGAAAGCCCGCTTTCAAGCATCGTCCGCCAGTTGCCGGGTGTCGAGCAAGCCTCTGCGGAGATCAGCGCAAGCGAGATTCGGATTGACTTGAAGTTGAAGCAGGATGCAAGCCTCCGGGAAATAATGGAAACGATCAGGAAAGAGGGAAAATCCGTTATCGGCGATCGCAAATTGAATGTCGTTGTGACCAATCCCTCTACCGAGAGCCTGGACCGGATTTGGTCCGGCGCCTTGTTTGATGTTGCCCAAGCGATGGAAAAACGCAATTATTCCAGCATTCCGGATACGTTGGAAGCGTTGGCCGAAAAGTACGGCAATATCCGGACATCTGCGGAAATGGATGAAGAAAACGTGTATATCCGGATCAGCGACGGCACTCACAGTAAATTTGTAATTCTGCCGCGCGTTTCGGAAAGGCTGGGGGTATGGCCGAATGAGTAAATACGGAAAAGAGATCCTGATCGGGGCTCTGCCCGTTCTGCTTGTATTTTTGATTTACCTGCAGATTAAAGTGCTGCCGTTTTTGCTGGTCGGGAGCTTTTTGTTTTTCGCGGTTTATCTTGCCAAAGCCCGGGGCGGAGGAATAAGCGTCGTAGCCGATCGGAAAAATAAAGGCAAATCGGTGCCGAACCTGACCTTTGACGATATCGGAGGACAGGAGCGGGCCAAAAAAGAATTGATGGAGGCGCTGGATTTTCTTGTTCATTTCGAACGAATCCGTCAAATGGGCATCCGCCCGCTGAAAGGCATACTGCTGACGGGACCGCCGGGCACGGGAAAAACCTTGATGGCAAAGGCCGCGGCATCGTATACGGATTCCGTGTTTATTTCCGCTTCGGGAAGCGAATTTGTGGAAATGTACGTCGGGGTCGGCGCCAGCCGGGTTCGCGATTTGTTCAAAGAAGCGCGTCAGCGGGCGCAGAAGGAAAATAAGGACAGCGCGATTCTGTTTATTGATGAAATTGAAGTCATCGGGGCCAAGCGTGACGGCGGACAGCATAAAGAGTACGACCAGACGCTGAATCAGCTGCTGACCGAAATGGACGGCATCCACACTTCCACGCATCCGCGCATTCTCATGATTGCGGCGACGAACCGCAAGGAGATGCTGGACAGCGCTTTGCTTCGTCCGGGTCGTTTCGACCGGCATATCGAGGTTGATCTTCCCGACAGAAAGGGACGACTGCAAATTTTGCATTTGCATTCCGTCAACAAAACGCTTGCCGATGATGTGCTGTTGGAGAAGGTGGCCGAAGAATCGTTCGGATTCTCCGGCGCGCAGCTGGAAAGCGTGATGAATGAGGCGGCCATTTATGCGATGCGGGACAATCTGGAGCGGATTGAGCAGAGGCATTTGTCGCTGGCGATCGATAAAGTGATGATGGGCGAGAAAACCGACCGCGAAGCGACGGAGGAAGAAAAGCGCAGAGTCGCGCTGCACGAGCTGGGTCATGCCATCGTGGCGGAAGAGGTCAGGCCGGGCGCCGTGTCTCAGGTATCTATGAGTCCCAGAGGGCAAGCCCTGGGCTATGTACGGCACAATCCTCAAAAGGATCATTACTTGTATACGAAGCCGTTTCTGGAGCAGCAAATCATGATTGCGCTCGGTGGGGCGGCTGCCGAGGAAATTTTCTACGGCAACCGCAGCACGGGCTCAAGGAATGATTTCGAGCAGGCGCTTCGGCTGGTGCGGACAATGATCGATTCGGGATTGACCGGATTGGGCATCGTGCAGTCGGAGAACGTAAAAAAAGAAGATCTGATGAAGGAGAACAAAAAAATTCTTGATGAATTGATGTTCGATACAAGACAACTGCTCGAACGGAACCGGGAGGTTTTCGAGCAGGCGCTGGCGATTCTTTTGAAGGAAGAAACGCTTTCGGGAGAGGAATTCCGCAGGCTGCTGGCGGGGATTCAGAAGTGTTCCACGGCTTGATGTCAATATACTTCAAGGGAGCCAATAGAGTAGGAATTCCCGAAAGTAAGCAAAAGAGAGGCGCTGTCCCGCAAGGGACAGCGCCTCTCGCTTTCACATCATGAATGTCCAATTGGCGTCAAAATCAATAATTGATGCAGCAAATCAACTCATTACCTTATCCAATAACGCCGCATAACTGTAGCGTCGGCTCTGTGAAATGCTCGTAAATCTTGTCTGCTTTTTTTACTGCATCCTCATGGGAAACCGTACCTTTGCCTTCAAGGACTTTCCGGCGATTATTCTGGAGGAAGTTATCCGTTTCGCCCAACCAGTCCGCCATGCTCATCGGCACTTCGTCCTCTGCCATCAGCTCGGCGTAATCAATAAACATGGTCACGATTCGGTTCAGGCGCGAGAGCTCCTTTTCGTTGAGGTA is drawn from Ferviditalea candida and contains these coding sequences:
- a CDS encoding cell wall elongation regulator TseB-like domain-containing protein, which codes for MKKPLVILGLGFFVIAAIILVFYNLIQRDHWQQQNTAIKQAKAQTNLVSVTGLDYYAGEAEYTIIYGKDSRQRDMIVWAGNGQVHAEYTADGIVKSAVEANFHKEAPNARIIRIVPGVLNGNYIWEVFYQTAEDGKSKYYYKFYRFSDGEWIDTFYMGA
- a CDS encoding AAA family ATPase, which translates into the protein MSKYGKEILIGALPVLLVFLIYLQIKVLPFLLVGSFLFFAVYLAKARGGGISVVADRKNKGKSVPNLTFDDIGGQERAKKELMEALDFLVHFERIRQMGIRPLKGILLTGPPGTGKTLMAKAAASYTDSVFISASGSEFVEMYVGVGASRVRDLFKEARQRAQKENKDSAILFIDEIEVIGAKRDGGQHKEYDQTLNQLLTEMDGIHTSTHPRILMIAATNRKEMLDSALLRPGRFDRHIEVDLPDRKGRLQILHLHSVNKTLADDVLLEKVAEESFGFSGAQLESVMNEAAIYAMRDNLERIEQRHLSLAIDKVMMGEKTDREATEEEKRRVALHELGHAIVAEEVRPGAVSQVSMSPRGQALGYVRHNPQKDHYLYTKPFLEQQIMIALGGAAAEEIFYGNRSTGSRNDFEQALRLVRTMIDSGLTGLGIVQSENVKKEDLMKENKKILDELMFDTRQLLERNREVFEQALAILLKEETLSGEEFRRLLAGIQKCSTA